A section of the Sebastes fasciatus isolate fSebFas1 chromosome 5, fSebFas1.pri, whole genome shotgun sequence genome encodes:
- the LOC141767690 gene encoding afadin- and alpha-actinin-binding protein-like isoform X3, with protein sequence MPESSMEVKDICSSSVECRPSPLRRFSQSSLPLQRNYMLSTFCTENNVQECLSHINQEVSSLGLPPVWKESSGSPEMNVVAVLNCMYDLIQLHRRGLRTLESMEVEQLKSSSNVDYLQYTSTHLKEQLELSKRENTGLLERERQLQLKVKSLQNCLKNEKEEVQKLQNIIASRASQYNHEMKRKEREFNKLKERLNQLLVDKKEKKQAIDVLNNIGRADGKRSLWKTEKTEAKHEGEMYKTLLSDYDTRQRELLLENAELKIVLQQMKKDIVSILSSRKPTLRDDKHPDDGVQADSEEEEEVFDSSKESVEQYCVQAREKLTNSIRLQWRRLKSHVERLDSQASLAQMGENKNTDAVSRETHEEEMDRLKLEIQQCRDFIQTQQQALQQLSSPCDEETASLLSDCYMLREKERFREEWKTLEEQRKIFERERRNFTEAAIRLSHERKAFEDDRAMWLKHQFLNLSPFPDSKKPQMSKSKSAFLISKTEASTASAPEKLIKCRSGTTSPTPRCVSLTSPSTADLYRTLCLIPENRSTKPKRKTEHVEESSIFFNGNVPAQHKQWDDSEDHSSHTLAKEKTSSI encoded by the exons ATGCCAGAGTCCTCCATGG AAGTCAAGGACATTTGCAGCAGCTCCGTTGAATGTAGACCATCTCCCTTGAGACGGTTTAGCCAATCATCTCTGCCACTGCAAAGAAACTACATGCTCAGTACCTTCTGCACAGAGAACAACGTGCAGGAATGTCTATCACACATCAATCAG gaGGTGTCATCTCTTGGCCTCCCACCAGTTTGGAAGGAGTCGAGCGGCAGCCCGGAGATGAACGTTGTGGCTGTGCTAAATTGCATGTACGACCTGATTCAGCTGCACCGCAGGGGCCTTCGGACCCTGGAAAGCATGGAAGTGGAGCAGCTAAAGTCCAGCAGCAATGTGGATTACCTGCAGTACACCAGCAcccatttaaaa GAGCAGCTTGAACTGTCCAAAAGGGAAAACACAGGACTCCTTGAGAGAGAAcgacagctgcagctgaaagTGAAGAGTTTGCAAAACTGcctgaaaaatgaaaaagaagag GTGCAAAAACTTCAGAACATAATTGCAAGCCGGGCCAGCCAGTACAATCATGAgatgaaaaggaaagaaagagaattTAACAAACTGAAGGAGCGCTTGAATCAACTTCTGGTTGACAAAAAGGAGAAGAAACAAG CCATTGATGTATTAAACAACATTGGAAGAGCTGATGGGAAGAGAAGCCTTTGGAAAACTGAAAAGACAGAAGCAAA GCATGAGGGGGAGATGTATAAGACTCTGCTGAGCGACTATGACACCCGACAAAGGGAGTTGCTGCTGGAAAATGCAGAGTTGAAGATAGTGTTGCAGCAGATGAAAAAAGACATTGTGTCCATTCTGAGTTCAAGGAAACCAACGCTGAGAGACGACAAACATCCAGATGATGGCGTACAG GCTGactcagaggaggaagaggaagtttTTGATTCCAGCAAAGAAAGTGTAGAGCAGTATTGTGTTCAGGCCCGGGAGAAGCTGACCAACAGTATTCGCCTCCAGTGGAGAAGACTCAAGAGCCACGTTGAAAGATTGGACAGCCAAG CGTCTTTAGCTCAGATGGGtgagaacaaaaacactgatgcTGTTTCCCGAGAGACTCATGAGGAGGAGATGGACAGACTGAAGCTGGAGATCCAGCAGTGCAGAGACTTCATTCAAACACAACAGCAGGCGCTGCAG CAACTGAGCTCTCCGTGTGATGAGGAGACGGCATCCCTGCTGAGCGACTGCTACATGCTGCGGGAGAAAGAGCGCTTCAGAGAGGAATGGAAGACCCTCGAGGAACAGAGGAAGATCtttgagagggagaggaggaactTCACTGAAGCAGCTATAAGACTTAGCCATGAG AGGAAGGCCTTCGAGGACGATCGAGCGATGTGGCTCAAACACCAGTTTTTAAACTTGAGTCCATTTCCTGACTCAAAGAAACCCCAGATGTCAAAGTCTAAAAGTGCATTTTTAATAT CTAAAACAGAGGCGAGTACAGCGTCGGCTCCAGAAAAGCTCATCAAATGCCGGTCTGGCACAACCTCCCCCACACCCAGATGTGTCTCGCTCACATCACCTTCAACAGCCGACCTGTATCGCACACTTTGCCTTATCCCAGAAAACAG ATCAACCAAACCAAAGAGAAAGACTGAACATGTGGAAGAATCAAGCATCTTTTTTAATGGAAATGTTCCAGCTCAGCACAAACAGTGGGACGACAGTGAAGACCACAGCAGCCACACACTCGCCAAGGAAAAGACCAGTTCTATATGA
- the LOC141767690 gene encoding afadin- and alpha-actinin-binding protein-like isoform X2: protein MPESSMVKDICSSSVECRPSPLRRFSQSSLPLQRNYMLSTFCTENNVQECLSHINQEVSSLGLPPVWKESSGSPEMNVVAVLNCMYDLIQLHRRGLRTLESMEVEQLKSSSNVDYLQYTSTHLKEQLELSKRENTGLLERERQLQLKVKSLQNCLKNEKEEVQKLQNIIASRASQYNHEMKRKEREFNKLKERLNQLLVDKKEKKQAIDVLNNIGRADGKRSLWKTEKTEAKHEGEMYKTLLSDYDTRQRELLLENAELKIVLQQMKKDIVSILSSRKPTLRDDKHPDDGVQADSEEEEEVFDSSKESVEQYCVQAREKLTNSIRLQWRRLKSHVERLDSQASLAQMGENKNTDAVSRETHEEEMDRLKLEIQQCRDFIQTQQQALQQQLSSPCDEETASLLSDCYMLREKERFREEWKTLEEQRKIFERERRNFTEAAIRLSHERKAFEDDRAMWLKHQFLNLSPFPDSKKPQMSKSKSAFLISKTEASTASAPEKLIKCRSGTTSPTPRCVSLTSPSTADLYRTLCLIPENRSTKPKRKTEHVEESSIFFNGNVPAQHKQWDDSEDHSSHTLAKEKTSSI from the exons ATGCCAGAGTCCTCCATGG TCAAGGACATTTGCAGCAGCTCCGTTGAATGTAGACCATCTCCCTTGAGACGGTTTAGCCAATCATCTCTGCCACTGCAAAGAAACTACATGCTCAGTACCTTCTGCACAGAGAACAACGTGCAGGAATGTCTATCACACATCAATCAG gaGGTGTCATCTCTTGGCCTCCCACCAGTTTGGAAGGAGTCGAGCGGCAGCCCGGAGATGAACGTTGTGGCTGTGCTAAATTGCATGTACGACCTGATTCAGCTGCACCGCAGGGGCCTTCGGACCCTGGAAAGCATGGAAGTGGAGCAGCTAAAGTCCAGCAGCAATGTGGATTACCTGCAGTACACCAGCAcccatttaaaa GAGCAGCTTGAACTGTCCAAAAGGGAAAACACAGGACTCCTTGAGAGAGAAcgacagctgcagctgaaagTGAAGAGTTTGCAAAACTGcctgaaaaatgaaaaagaagag GTGCAAAAACTTCAGAACATAATTGCAAGCCGGGCCAGCCAGTACAATCATGAgatgaaaaggaaagaaagagaattTAACAAACTGAAGGAGCGCTTGAATCAACTTCTGGTTGACAAAAAGGAGAAGAAACAAG CCATTGATGTATTAAACAACATTGGAAGAGCTGATGGGAAGAGAAGCCTTTGGAAAACTGAAAAGACAGAAGCAAA GCATGAGGGGGAGATGTATAAGACTCTGCTGAGCGACTATGACACCCGACAAAGGGAGTTGCTGCTGGAAAATGCAGAGTTGAAGATAGTGTTGCAGCAGATGAAAAAAGACATTGTGTCCATTCTGAGTTCAAGGAAACCAACGCTGAGAGACGACAAACATCCAGATGATGGCGTACAG GCTGactcagaggaggaagaggaagtttTTGATTCCAGCAAAGAAAGTGTAGAGCAGTATTGTGTTCAGGCCCGGGAGAAGCTGACCAACAGTATTCGCCTCCAGTGGAGAAGACTCAAGAGCCACGTTGAAAGATTGGACAGCCAAG CGTCTTTAGCTCAGATGGGtgagaacaaaaacactgatgcTGTTTCCCGAGAGACTCATGAGGAGGAGATGGACAGACTGAAGCTGGAGATCCAGCAGTGCAGAGACTTCATTCAAACACAACAGCAGGCGCTGCAG CAGCAACTGAGCTCTCCGTGTGATGAGGAGACGGCATCCCTGCTGAGCGACTGCTACATGCTGCGGGAGAAAGAGCGCTTCAGAGAGGAATGGAAGACCCTCGAGGAACAGAGGAAGATCtttgagagggagaggaggaactTCACTGAAGCAGCTATAAGACTTAGCCATGAG AGGAAGGCCTTCGAGGACGATCGAGCGATGTGGCTCAAACACCAGTTTTTAAACTTGAGTCCATTTCCTGACTCAAAGAAACCCCAGATGTCAAAGTCTAAAAGTGCATTTTTAATAT CTAAAACAGAGGCGAGTACAGCGTCGGCTCCAGAAAAGCTCATCAAATGCCGGTCTGGCACAACCTCCCCCACACCCAGATGTGTCTCGCTCACATCACCTTCAACAGCCGACCTGTATCGCACACTTTGCCTTATCCCAGAAAACAG ATCAACCAAACCAAAGAGAAAGACTGAACATGTGGAAGAATCAAGCATCTTTTTTAATGGAAATGTTCCAGCTCAGCACAAACAGTGGGACGACAGTGAAGACCACAGCAGCCACACACTCGCCAAGGAAAAGACCAGTTCTATATGA
- the LOC141767690 gene encoding afadin- and alpha-actinin-binding protein-like isoform X1 yields the protein MPESSMEVKDICSSSVECRPSPLRRFSQSSLPLQRNYMLSTFCTENNVQECLSHINQEVSSLGLPPVWKESSGSPEMNVVAVLNCMYDLIQLHRRGLRTLESMEVEQLKSSSNVDYLQYTSTHLKEQLELSKRENTGLLERERQLQLKVKSLQNCLKNEKEEVQKLQNIIASRASQYNHEMKRKEREFNKLKERLNQLLVDKKEKKQAIDVLNNIGRADGKRSLWKTEKTEAKHEGEMYKTLLSDYDTRQRELLLENAELKIVLQQMKKDIVSILSSRKPTLRDDKHPDDGVQADSEEEEEVFDSSKESVEQYCVQAREKLTNSIRLQWRRLKSHVERLDSQASLAQMGENKNTDAVSRETHEEEMDRLKLEIQQCRDFIQTQQQALQQQLSSPCDEETASLLSDCYMLREKERFREEWKTLEEQRKIFERERRNFTEAAIRLSHERKAFEDDRAMWLKHQFLNLSPFPDSKKPQMSKSKSAFLISKTEASTASAPEKLIKCRSGTTSPTPRCVSLTSPSTADLYRTLCLIPENRSTKPKRKTEHVEESSIFFNGNVPAQHKQWDDSEDHSSHTLAKEKTSSI from the exons ATGCCAGAGTCCTCCATGG AAGTCAAGGACATTTGCAGCAGCTCCGTTGAATGTAGACCATCTCCCTTGAGACGGTTTAGCCAATCATCTCTGCCACTGCAAAGAAACTACATGCTCAGTACCTTCTGCACAGAGAACAACGTGCAGGAATGTCTATCACACATCAATCAG gaGGTGTCATCTCTTGGCCTCCCACCAGTTTGGAAGGAGTCGAGCGGCAGCCCGGAGATGAACGTTGTGGCTGTGCTAAATTGCATGTACGACCTGATTCAGCTGCACCGCAGGGGCCTTCGGACCCTGGAAAGCATGGAAGTGGAGCAGCTAAAGTCCAGCAGCAATGTGGATTACCTGCAGTACACCAGCAcccatttaaaa GAGCAGCTTGAACTGTCCAAAAGGGAAAACACAGGACTCCTTGAGAGAGAAcgacagctgcagctgaaagTGAAGAGTTTGCAAAACTGcctgaaaaatgaaaaagaagag GTGCAAAAACTTCAGAACATAATTGCAAGCCGGGCCAGCCAGTACAATCATGAgatgaaaaggaaagaaagagaattTAACAAACTGAAGGAGCGCTTGAATCAACTTCTGGTTGACAAAAAGGAGAAGAAACAAG CCATTGATGTATTAAACAACATTGGAAGAGCTGATGGGAAGAGAAGCCTTTGGAAAACTGAAAAGACAGAAGCAAA GCATGAGGGGGAGATGTATAAGACTCTGCTGAGCGACTATGACACCCGACAAAGGGAGTTGCTGCTGGAAAATGCAGAGTTGAAGATAGTGTTGCAGCAGATGAAAAAAGACATTGTGTCCATTCTGAGTTCAAGGAAACCAACGCTGAGAGACGACAAACATCCAGATGATGGCGTACAG GCTGactcagaggaggaagaggaagtttTTGATTCCAGCAAAGAAAGTGTAGAGCAGTATTGTGTTCAGGCCCGGGAGAAGCTGACCAACAGTATTCGCCTCCAGTGGAGAAGACTCAAGAGCCACGTTGAAAGATTGGACAGCCAAG CGTCTTTAGCTCAGATGGGtgagaacaaaaacactgatgcTGTTTCCCGAGAGACTCATGAGGAGGAGATGGACAGACTGAAGCTGGAGATCCAGCAGTGCAGAGACTTCATTCAAACACAACAGCAGGCGCTGCAG CAGCAACTGAGCTCTCCGTGTGATGAGGAGACGGCATCCCTGCTGAGCGACTGCTACATGCTGCGGGAGAAAGAGCGCTTCAGAGAGGAATGGAAGACCCTCGAGGAACAGAGGAAGATCtttgagagggagaggaggaactTCACTGAAGCAGCTATAAGACTTAGCCATGAG AGGAAGGCCTTCGAGGACGATCGAGCGATGTGGCTCAAACACCAGTTTTTAAACTTGAGTCCATTTCCTGACTCAAAGAAACCCCAGATGTCAAAGTCTAAAAGTGCATTTTTAATAT CTAAAACAGAGGCGAGTACAGCGTCGGCTCCAGAAAAGCTCATCAAATGCCGGTCTGGCACAACCTCCCCCACACCCAGATGTGTCTCGCTCACATCACCTTCAACAGCCGACCTGTATCGCACACTTTGCCTTATCCCAGAAAACAG ATCAACCAAACCAAAGAGAAAGACTGAACATGTGGAAGAATCAAGCATCTTTTTTAATGGAAATGTTCCAGCTCAGCACAAACAGTGGGACGACAGTGAAGACCACAGCAGCCACACACTCGCCAAGGAAAAGACCAGTTCTATATGA